From Pyrenophora tritici-repentis strain M4 chromosome 1, whole genome shotgun sequence, the proteins below share one genomic window:
- a CDS encoding Nucleo-P87 domain containing protein codes for MSAFTLEAAPARQVNSSANTPREQSVQGQVGGKTTFGAPATSSAFNGSLGNSMFGSSLPGSRAFSASGSNGTASRPYSLSGSMCATSKTPENQGFGFQRRAPGQFSGASLAPRPQQDPIEQPAQSKVPEKPSFSDLISERRSVDVSHQARVSTEEDEGSLFIPEQSTVDRGDDVEVIGEDVLMFEAPRTPSTPKPQQHIPNMIPSPCPTGPSTPVTPSTPNFRKPIVPASATKDAISAFKNVRAGSQVSASSMPAQNLTRSHRNASVVSGLSSSSRTATIRKRNRKVVNLSSDEDESDYAPEPSDDEEENLELPLGVGQEPKADKTKMRKVQPGPVSKKAKTDIKTGKNPFGFDILAQSMSNVKNSQLVPSTLKKLPKPSPQTTLPPSTKKPISANMKPKKSPRLPAHRSSKLAAASKISQQLAVNADSLAAQEAPESGAVENVRDGLRSMSLTPVLSDKSTEDVEALAGSRLTGTGGRGKALRSRPEWMAWTKRRQTGDRQEGVTCVTSRQFVYEMALSFVVVVSQGIRDWEHYDPIGLSLRHSDDCETLNVIVKSPLGLSNF; via the exons TTGGGTCTAGCTTACCTGGATCTCGAGCATTTTCAGCATCGGGATCTAACGGTACTGCGTCGCGACCTTATTCCTTGTCTGGTTCGATGTGTGCTACGTCAAAGACACCGGAAAATCAGGGTTTTGGCTTTCAGAGGCGAGCTCCTGGGCAGTTTTCGGGAGCTAGTCTGGCACCCCGACCGCAACAGGATCCAATCGAACAACCAGCTCAATCAAAAGTACCTGAGAAGCCATCGTTCAGTGATCTCATATCGGAGCGTAGGAGCGTCGACGTTTCCCACCAAGCTAGGGTATCGACAGAAGAGGACGAAGGGTCACTGTTCATTCCGGAACAGTCGACTGTGGATCGTGGGGATGATGTGGAAGTAATTGGTGAAGATGTACTCATGTTTGAGGCTCCACGAA CTCCGAGCACACCAAAGCCACAGCAGCATATCCCTAACATGATTCCATCGCCATGCCCCACCGGGCCATCAACACCCGTCACGCCCTCAACACCTAACTTCAGAAAGCCCATAGTTCCTGCTAGCGCCACCAAGGACGCCATATCAGCTTTCAAAAATGTGCGTGCGGGCTCCCAAGTTTCAGCCTCCAGTATGCCAGCACAAAACCTTACGCGAAGCCATCGCAACGCATCAGTCGTGTCTGGACTCTCATCATCTTCACGTACAGCGACGATCAGAAAACGCAACAGAAAGGTTGTTAACCTAAGCAGTGACGAAGACGAAAGCGACTACGCGCCTGAACCCTCCGACGACGAAGAGGAGAATCTAGAGTTACCTTTGGGAGTAGGACAAGAGCCAAAAGCCGATAAAACCAAAATGAGAAAAGTACAACCAGGGCCGGTTTCGAAGAAAGCAAAGACGGACATCAAGACAGGCAAGAACCCCTTTGGTTTCGATATCTTGGCCCAATCTATGTCAAATGTCAAAAACAGTCAACTCGTTCCATCGACACTAAAGAAGCTACCGAAACCTTCACCTCAAACTACCCTACCACCCAGCACTAAAAAGCCCATCTCAGCAAACATGAAGCCCAAAAAATCTCCCCGCCTCCCCGCCCACCGCTCATCAAAGCTCGCTGCCGCATCGAAAATATCCCAGCAACTCGCCGTCAATGCAGACTCCCTCGCCGCTCAAGAGGCACCAGAAAGCGGTGCGGTCGAAAACGTGAGAGACGGACTGAGAAGTATGAGTCTGACGCCTGTTTTGAGCGATAAATCGACGGAGGATGTTGAAGCATTGGCTGGGTCGAGGCTTACAGGTACTGGGGGCAGGGGTAAAGCGTTGAGGTCGCGTCCAGAGTGGATGGCTTGGACAAAGAGGAGGCAGACGGGAGATAG GCAAGAGGGGGTTACGTGCGTAACGTCAAGGCAGTTTGTGTATGAGATGGCGCTGTCGTTTGTCGTTGTCGTCTCCCAAGGCATTCGCGACTGGGAACACTATGATCCTATTGGATTATCGTTGCGACATAGCGATGACTGCGAGACTCTCAACGTAATCGTCAAGAGTCCACTGGGTTTGTCAAATTTCTAA